The Leptospira andrefontaineae genome has a segment encoding these proteins:
- a CDS encoding tetratricopeptide repeat protein gives MIKLELQKVKSYLTLRSYLIIGSVLLGLICIFGYLVISKKSEVKALLSDALTSYKSNDLPKAKGLMLRVIEVDSSNPEAYFLLGKIEYYSKNFSDSLVSFENCVSSDPKRVDCMIWKAKAIYLVGKDVKAFDKAVNEIRSMGIESPEVFHLDGLRYELTGKLDKAIESYNRAVDMSSAISPTLIRLEEIYTRAGFKSKANKFHMLNEAIIEYNDPSISRR, from the coding sequence ATGATTAAATTAGAACTACAAAAAGTTAAATCATATCTTACTCTTCGCAGTTATCTTATTATTGGCTCTGTGTTACTCGGACTAATCTGTATTTTTGGATATTTGGTAATATCCAAAAAATCGGAAGTAAAAGCTCTGCTATCGGATGCGCTTACAAGCTATAAGTCGAACGATTTGCCGAAAGCAAAGGGTCTCATGCTTAGAGTTATTGAAGTTGATTCGAGTAACCCTGAGGCATACTTTCTTTTGGGAAAAATAGAATATTATTCTAAAAATTTCTCAGATTCTTTAGTAAGCTTTGAGAATTGTGTCTCTTCGGACCCGAAAAGGGTCGATTGTATGATCTGGAAAGCGAAAGCGATCTATCTAGTAGGAAAAGACGTGAAAGCCTTCGATAAAGCCGTAAATGAAATTCGAAGTATGGGCATAGAAAGCCCCGAGGTATTCCATTTGGATGGTTTGCGTTACGAGTTAACCGGAAAATTGGATAAGGCAATCGAAAGCTACAATCGAGCGGTCGATATGTCCTCTGCAATATCTCCAACTTTAATCCGTTTGGAAGAAATTTATACAAGAGCAGGATTCAAATCCAAAGCCAATAAATTTCACATGCTTAATGAAGCTATAATAGAAT